AGTTCAAGTTGCCGTTACTCCAGCGATAAAGGATGAAATCGAAAGCTATGAACTAAAGGTTGTCTATAACGACCATCATATTTCAGGGGCTTACCTGCTCACTCATGTCAAGCGCGTCGGGTCTCTCCTGCTTCGAGATCATAAACACGCCTACTGGGCGATTTACCAATCACTTTCCAAGCAACAAAAAGAGGAGTTGTTGAAAGGCGTCAGTTCCATTCCGGGAGAGAGCTTTGTTGCCATCGATGGTCATGGTTTTCTCTGCGTCGAGTATTCTGCGGGAGCTAAAAAATTCGAAGCATATTTAAATGCGTACCTGGACGAATTCTTTAAAAGGATTACCCTTAATAGACTAAGCAATGAGCGAGCACCATCATCACGATCACGGAACAGAGCAAGTCAGTGATAAAGTTCTGCTATGGACTACCTTTGTTAATATTGGCCTGTCTGTTTTTGAATTCATAGCCGGAGCAATTGCGGGAAGCGTCGCGCTCATGGCTGACGCATTGCACAACACCAATGATGCGGCGGCGCTGCTCATTGCCTATATCGCCCGCAAGGTATCCAGAAAGGGCGCAGATGAAAAATTCACTTTTGGCTATCGTAGAGCCGAGTTGATTGGCGCAATGATACAATTGACGGCCCTCATCCTCGTTGGTCTCTATCTGGTCTACGAGGCGATCAGGAGGTTTTTCAGCCCCGAACCACTCGAAGGCGGTTGGATTATGGCGGCAGCCGGAGTTGCCTTGTTTGTTGATGTAGTCACCGCTTGGCTGTTGTGGTCAATGTCGAAAGGGAGCATGAATGTGAAGGCAGCTTTCCTGCATAATCTAACAGACGCTGGCGCTTCGGTTGCGGTATTAGTGGGTGGAGCAACGATTTACTTTTGGGGGTGGAACTGGGTCGATCCAATCCTCACCCTATTGATTGCAGGCTATATTCTTTACATGTCCTTAGGCATGCTGAGAACAACCTGCCGCATCCTCATGGAAGGCGCTCCACCTGATTTATCCATGGAGCAAGTGCAAGCAACGATGATGGATGTTCCTGGAGTCGAAGGTATTCACCATCTGCATGTATGGGAGTTGGATGAACACCATCAGGCTTTGGAAGCCCACGTCGTGGTAAAACGATCTCAGGCCGATCACGACCATGAATTGAATATTCGCCGAGCACTAAAACAGCGATTGCAAGAGCGCCATTCCATCCAACACTGCACGCTCGAACTCGAATATCCGGGCGATCCCTGTGGTTCCTCAAC
This genomic interval from Ruficoccus sp. ZRK36 contains the following:
- a CDS encoding cation diffusion facilitator family transporter — its product is MSEHHHHDHGTEQVSDKVLLWTTFVNIGLSVFEFIAGAIAGSVALMADALHNTNDAAALLIAYIARKVSRKGADEKFTFGYRRAELIGAMIQLTALILVGLYLVYEAIRRFFSPEPLEGGWIMAAAGVALFVDVVTAWLLWSMSKGSMNVKAAFLHNLTDAGASVAVLVGGATIYFWGWNWVDPILTLLIAGYILYMSLGMLRTTCRILMEGAPPDLSMEQVQATMMDVPGVEGIHHLHVWELDEHHQALEAHVVVKRSQADHDHELNIRRALKQRLQERHSIQHCTLELEYPGDPCGSSTNNLIEHE